From Nyctibius grandis isolate bNycGra1 chromosome 27, bNycGra1.pri, whole genome shotgun sequence, one genomic window encodes:
- the REN gene encoding renin, with translation MPAGQSRRVQQCLVVLAVTWGAGFFPSPAQALQRVALRPMPSVRQTLREMGVKVSDVFPELRHGRHSGGAGPRNGTAPTLLTNYLDTQYFGEISIGTPAQIFKVVFDTGSANLWVPSCKCSPLYSACVSHSRYDSSKSRTYIANGTGFAIRYGTGSVKGFLSQDVVMVSDIPIIQVFAEATALPAFPFIFARFDGVLGMGYPSQAIDGITPVFDRILSQQILKEDVFSVYYSRASKNAPLNPGGEIILGGSDPAYYTGDFHYLNVSKSGYWQISMKGVSVGAEILFCKEGCSVAIDTGASYITGPAGPVSVLMKAIGAAEMAEGEYMVDCDRVPQLPNISFHLGGKTYALSGSAYILRQPQYGEDVCVVAFSGLDIPPPAGPIWILGASFIGHYYTKFDRRHNRIGFATAR, from the exons ATGCCGGCAGGACAGAGCAGGAGGGTGCAGCAGTGTCTGGTGGTCTTGGCCGTGACCTGGGGCGCCGGCTTCTTCCCCTCGCCAgcccaggctctgcagag GGTCGCGCTGCGGCCGATGCCCTCCGTGCGCCAGACGCTGCGGGAGATGGGCGTGAAGGTGTCGGATGTGTTCCCCGAGCTGAGGCACGGCAGACACAGCGGTGGGGCCGGGCCCCGAAACGGGACGGCTCCCACCCTCCTCACTAACTACCTGGAC ACCCAGTATTTCGGCGAGATCAGCATCGGCACCCCGGCGCAGATCTTCAAGGTGGTCTTCGACACGGGCTCGGCCAACCTGTGGGTGCCATCCTGCAAGTGCTCCCCCCTCTACAGCGCCTGCG TTTCCCACAGCCGCTACGACTCCTCCAAGTCGCGGACGTACATCGCCAACGGCACGGGCTTCGCTATCCGCTACGGGACGGGCAGCGTCAAAGGTTTCCTCAGCCAGGACGTTGTCATG GTATCAGACATCCCCATCATCCAGGTCTTCGCCGAGGCGACGGCGCTGCCCGCCTTCCCCTTCATCTTTGCCAGGTTTGAcggggtgctggggatgggctACCCCAGCCAGGCCATCGACGGCATCACCCCCGTCTTCGACCGGATCCTCTCCCAGCAGATCCTCAAGGAGGACGTGTTTTCTGTCTACTACAGccg AGCTTCGAA GAACGCTCCTCTGAATCCCGGGGGGGAAATAATCCTCGGAGGCAGCGACCCAGCCTACTACACCGGGGACTTCCACTACCTGAACGTCAGCAAGAGCGGCTACTGGCAGATCAGCATGAAGGG gGTCTCTGTAGGGGCTGAAATCCTGTTCTGCAAGGAAGGCTGTTCAGTGGCCATCGACACGGGAGCATCCTACATCACCGGCCCAGCCGGCCCCGTCTCCGTGCTGATGAAAGCCATCGGGGCAGCAGAAATGGCCGAAGGAGAG TACATGGTGGACTGTGACCGAGTCCCTCAGCTGCCCAACATCTCTTTCCACCTGGGTGGGAAAACCTACGCGCTCAGCGGCTCAGCCTACATCCTCAGG CAACCCCAGTACGGGGAGGACGTCTGCGTGGTGGCTTTTTCAGGGCTGGATATCCCACCCCCCGCTGGTCCCATCTGGATCCTGGGCGCCAGCTTCATCGGGCACTACTACACCAAATTCGACCGGCGCCACAACCGCATCGGCTTCGCCACAGCCCGCTGA
- the ETNK2 gene encoding ethanolamine kinase 2, producing MASQRRTAPPRGRRPRGSPRHMGRGSGSAELGMAGAPGCCPDCPGPERGGGGGGTPAVPHLGIAVDEGDVLPGALRIVRELRPGWEPARVKTKLFTDGITNKLVACYTDEGMADAVLVRVYGRKTELFVDRETELRNFQVLRAHGCAPDLYCAFQNGLCYQFLPGIALGPDHVRDPRIFRLVAQEMARVHAIHANGSLPKPILWQKLHKYLTLVKMDLSPKVSNPSLQQDVPSLEVLEHELAWMKETLSQLGSPVVLCHNDLLCKNIIYDGTQERVRFIDYEYTGYNYQAFDIGNHFNEFAGVKEVDYRLYPSKETQLQWLRSYLHAYKQLTQGERGGAGVAEEELEALYVQVNKFSLASHFLWACWGLIQDKYSTIDFNFLRYAKLRFKQYFKMKPVVTALQISK from the exons ATGGCTTCCCAACGGCGAACGGCTCctccccgcggccgccggccccgcggcagCCCCCGGCACATGGGCCGCGGCTCCGGCAGCGCGGAGCTGGGCATGGCCGGAGCGCCCGGCTGCTGCCCCGACTGCCCGGggccggagcggggcggcggcgggggggggaccCCCGCTGTGCCCCACCTCGGCATTGCGGTGGATGAGGGCGACGTGCTGCCCGGGGCGCTGCGGATCGTGCGGGAGCTGAGACCCGGCTGGGAGCCGGCCAGGGTGAAGACCAAG cTCTTCACCGATGGCATCACCAACAAGCTCGTGGCCTGCTACACGGATGAGGGCATGGCGGACGCGGTGCTGGTCCGCGTCTACGGCAGGAAGACGGAGCTGTTCGTGGACCGGGAGACGGAGCTGAGGAACTTCCAGGTGCTGCGCGCCCACGGCTGCGCCCCCGACCTCTACTGCGCCTTCCAGAACGGGCTCTGCTACCAGTTCCTGCCGGGCATCGCGCTGGGGCCCGACCACGTACGGGACCCCCGCATCTTCAG GCTGGTGGCCCAGGAGATGGCCCGGGTACACGCCATCCACGCCAACGGGAGCCTCCCCAAGCCCATCCTCTGGCAGAAGCTGCACAAATACCTCACCCTTGTGAAGATGGATCTCAGCCCAAAGGTATCCAACCCCAG cctccagCAGGACGTGCCCAGCCTGGAGGTGCTTGAACACGAGCTGGCCTGGATGAAGGAGACGCTGTCCCAGCTGGGGTCCCCCGTCGTGCTCTGCCACAACGACCTGCTCTGCAAGAACATCATCTACGACGGGACGCAAG AGCGCGTTCGCTTCATAGACTACGAGTACACCGGCTACAACTACCAGGCTTTCGACATCGGAAACCACTTCAACGAGTTTGCGG GCGTGAAGGAGGTGGATTATCGCCTCTACCCCAGCAAGGAGACCCAGCTGCAGTGGCTGCGCTCCTACCTGCACGCCTACAAGCAGCTCACGCAGGGGGAGCGAGGAGGCGCCGGCGTGGccgaggaggagctggaggctcTCTACGTGCAAGTGAACAAGTTTTCGTTG GCATCCCATTTCCTCTGGGCGTGCTGGGGCCTCATCCAGGATAAATACTCTACCATAGACTTTAACTTCTTAAG ATATGCAAAGCTAAGGTTTAAACAGTACTTCAAGATGAAGCCGGTGGTCACAGCCCTGCAGATCTCCAAATAG
- the GOLT1A gene encoding vesicle transport protein GOT1A gives MVSLTDFQRIGVGLVGFGLFFILFGMLLYFDSVLLAFGNILFLSGLVFIIGFRRTFTFFFQRPKLKGTSFFFGGVLIVLMRWPLLGMLLEAYGFVTLFRSFFPVAFGFLGSLANIPLLSKLLQKVGDSSSMV, from the exons ATGGTGTCTCTGACCGACTTCCAGC GGATCGGCGTGGGACTGGTTGGCTTCGGTCTCTTCTTCATCCTTtttgggatgctcttgtacttCGACTCGGTGCTCCTGGCCTTCGGGAAC ATCCTCTTCCTCTCCGGCTTGGTCTTCATCATTGGCTTCAGGAGGACcttcaccttcttcttccagCGGCCAAAGCTGAAGGGCACCAGCTTCTTCTTTGGGGGGGTCCTCATCGTCCTCATGCGGTGGCCCCTCCTGGGCATGCTGCTGGAGGCTTACGGCTTCGTCACCCTCTTCAG GAGTTTTTTCCCGGTggcttttgggtttttgggCTCGCTGGCAAACATCCCCCTGCTGAGCAAG CTCTTGCAGAAGGTGGGAGACAGCAGCTCCATGGTGTGA